The Gemmatimonadota bacterium genome contains the following window.
AAACTAGTTGCAGAGATCAAGAAGATTGGGAGTATCAATTGACTGCGAAACGAACCTCATTGGGTCGAGATATCGAAACAGCGCTGGGGGAGGTACTCTCTCAAGTACGTGGCGAGATTGAGCTTCCATCCAGAATCGTTGATGACCCGTCTGCTGATCGCGTTCGGATGCTTCGTACCCGCATGAAACTGAGTCGGGCGAAATTCGCTGATCGATTCGGTCTCGACGCA
Protein-coding sequences here:
- a CDS encoding helix-turn-helix domain-containing protein; translated protein: MGRDIETALGEVLSQVRGEIELPSRIVDDPSADRVRMLRTRMKLSRAKFADRFGLDARALQDWEQGRRVPDRAARVLLTVIDRDPEAVVRALASDP